A portion of the Cryptomeria japonica chromosome 5, Sugi_1.0, whole genome shotgun sequence genome contains these proteins:
- the LOC131875923 gene encoding AAA-ATPase At3g28610-like, with product MDTIALDPPLKRNIMMDLDNFKRGKEFYSRIGHSWKRAYLLHDPPGTGKSSFVPARNDLYDLELIRAKNNAELHALLTQTKEKSLIIIQDIDCLLCLTDRVSRLSNDNEEEKSSNKVTLSGFLNFTDGLWFCCGEERIILFTTNHKDMLDPAILRCGRMDTHILLSFCTFPAFKSLAFNYLEIKDHPLFSVMEEKMACGAEMTPADFIEVLMNKMDDPDEASRDLIFALDGKKRVRNALLTS from the coding sequence ATGGACACAATCGCTCTCGATCCTCCTCTCAAACGCAATATTATGATGGATCTTGACAACTTTAAGAGAGGAAAGGAATTTTACAGCCGGATTGGGCATTCGTGGAAGCGAGCCTACCTTCTTCACGACCCGCCTGGAACGGGTAAATCAAGCTTCGTGCCTGCCAGGAACGATTTGTACGACCTCGAGCTCATTCGGGCGAAGAACAATGCGGAGCTCCATGCACTTCTCACGCAAACAAAGGAAAAATCTTTGATTATTATTCAAGACATCGATTGCTTGTTGTGTCTAACTGACAGGGTTTCGAGGCTTTCTAACGacaatgaagaggagaagagcagcAACAAAGTTACTCTGTCTGGTTTTCTCAATTTCACAGATGGCTTGTGGTTCTGCTGCGGAGAGGAGCGTATTATTTTATTTACGACCAATCACAAGGATATGCTTGATCCAGCCATACTCAGGTGTGGGAGGATGGACACGCACATTCTACTCTCTTTCTGCACTTTTCCTGCATTTAAATCTCTTGCTTTTAATTATTTGGAGATTAAAGATCACCCACTCTTTTCCGTCATGGAAGAGAAAATGGCATGCGGGGCTGAGATGACTCCTGCAGATTTTATAGAAGTTCTGATGAATAAAATGGACGACCCAGATGAAGCTTCACGTGATTTGATTTTTGCGCTGGATGGAAAGAAAAGAGTAAGGAATGCTCTGCTTACATCTTGA
- the LOC131035717 gene encoding AAA-ATPase At4g25835-like, whose amino-acid sequence MELEALIGKILSILGILTFVQSYLPPQVRQIVRQWVMRIFDSVNICCCVSLPEFKGKHGWKMNELYTDAEEYVKTLESASEARNLKAYRGINARELGISPDTEQLIHDSFRGVRMCWTQHTIQKMVDKETVERQAYTLKINKLDQNLLKAYLNHVSEKAAEHKLGKRELKLYTNSGVCAIRGQGWNSMPFKHPSTFHTLALDPSIKKTIINDLDRFKTGKDFYRQIGRAWKRGYLLHGPPGTGKSSLIAAVANYMKYDIYDLELTKVSHNQELRALLTQTSEKAIIVIEDIDCSLDLTDRECKEKATESKLRSQLTLSGLLNFTDGLWSCCGEERIIIFTTNHPEHLDPALLRCGRMDVHIELSYCNFAVFKILAFNYLRIEVHELYPLVEEKIASGAEMTPAEIIEILMSKVDTPDEAMTNVVSALDAKIKKKQDHRQSQSSQTEKEEKCITKAEINPENDAVEDF is encoded by the coding sequence ATGGAATTGGAAGCCTTAATCGGAAAGATCTTATCCATACTCGGGATTCTGACATTCGTACAGAGCTATCTTCCCCCACAGGTACGCCAAATCGTGAGACAATGGGTGATGCGCATTTTTGACAGCGTAAATATATGTTGCTGCGTGAGCCTCCCAGAATTCAAAGGAAAGCACGGATGGAAGATGAACGAGCTGTACACGGACGCGGAAGAGTACGTGAAAACTCTGGAAAGCGCCTCAGAAGCTCGGAATCTAAAGGCGTATCGAGGCATAAATGCGAGAGAGTTGGGCATCTCTCCCGATACAGAACAACTCATCCACGACTCATTCCGCGGAGTTAGAATGTGCTGGACCCAACACACCATACAGAAAATGGTGGACAAAGAAACCGTTGAAAGACAGGCCTATACTCTCAAAATTAACAAACTAGACCAGAACCTCCTCAAGGCCTATTTGAACCACGTATCCGAAAAGGCGGCGGAGCATAAACTGGGCAAAAGGGAACTCAAATTATATACCAACAGTGGAGTTTGCGCCATTCGTGGACAAGGATGGAATAGCATGCCTTTCAAGCACCCATCTACTTTTCATACGCTCGCACTCGATCCATCCATAAAGAAAACAATTATCAATGATCTTGATCGATTTAAGACCGGAAAAGATTTCTACAGACAGATCGGTCGCGCCTGGAAACGCGGTTACCTTCTTCATGGCCCTCCCGGAACGGGAAAGTCCAGCTTAATTGCCGCCGtggcaaactacatgaaatatgaCATCTATGATCTTGAACTCACTAAGGTCTCTCATAACCAGGAGCTCCGTGCCCTTCTTACTCAGACCAGTGAAAAGGCCATCATTGTTATCGAGGATATTGACTGCTCGCTTGATCTTACGGATAGAGAGTGCAAAGAGAAGGCCACAGAAAGCAAGCTTCGAAGTCAACTTACCCTTTCTGGTTTGCTCAATTTTACGGATGGATTGTGGTCTTGCTGCGGTGAGGAGCGTATTATTATCTTTACTACTAACCACCCTGAACATCTCGATCCCGCTCTTCTTAGATGTGGGAGAATGGATGTCCACATTGAACTCTCTTACTGCAACTTCGCTGTTTTTAAAATTCTCGCTTTCAATTATTTGAGAATTGAAGTTCACGAACTTTATCCTTTGGTGGAGGAGAAGATCGCTTCCGGGGCCGAGATGACTCCCGCTGAAATTATAGAAATTCTGATGAGTAAAGTGGACACTCCTGACGAAGCAATGACCAATGTGGTTAGTGCTCTCGATGCCAAAATTAAGAAAAAACAGGATCATCGTCAGTCCCAATCTTCCCAAAcggagaaggaagaaaaatgcaTCACGAAGGCAGAGATAAATCCTGAAAATGATGCCGTGGAAGACTTTTAA